One Pseudodesulfovibrio cashew DNA window includes the following coding sequences:
- a CDS encoding penicillin-binding transpeptidase domain-containing protein, which translates to MAKGSQGRKDHSKVKIGLAMALFAVALTGLWAKTGWLQLHEGDVLQAKAARQSHAAEEIRGERGRIFDRNGEMLATSVETKSVTANPFKIEGVDKAADALSRILKISRPSVYKRLKSKRRFVYIKRHVTDREAAAVAKAELPGVYLQSGFSRIYPNGHLAGQTLGFVNIDGQGLEGIERIFNDRMKPDKARFVVQRDRLGQRLYLDAHGREVDINGLDVRLTIDTHIQHAAEQALATSIAKYEAKAGIVLVVDVDSGDILAMAVQPFFNPNDVSGSKARQRRLRAITDIYEPGSTMKPFLFAAALEEKVIEPDTLIDCENGRWKIGGKTIRDTHPERWLPARKVLRYSSNIGSAKIGLDLGAGVYHDYLSKLGFGRKTDLGLPGESSGILMVPGKWTSVDLAAISFGQGIGATAVQLARAFLCLANDGVTRELNLIKSPAPDRKNAAIRVFSAETAHTVLSLMKEVVHEDGTGRSARIPGITMAGKTGTAQKAAKGGYGDQYLSSFVALVPAEDPELLVLTMVDEPQKANYGSMVAAPVCREVTVRTLAYNGKLSETLDQAEAEQVDVDGLVEQPLSDSMESPRKQLLTERVPDLRKLPVRRALELLTRKGIVPVLKGRGMTVSDQKPAAGQPWPEDTNKEGTDDVFVLWLS; encoded by the coding sequence ATGGCTAAGGGAAGCCAGGGGCGCAAGGATCACAGCAAGGTGAAGATAGGGCTGGCAATGGCCCTTTTCGCCGTGGCGCTGACAGGTCTTTGGGCCAAAACAGGATGGCTGCAACTCCACGAGGGAGACGTGCTGCAAGCGAAAGCGGCACGGCAGAGCCACGCCGCCGAGGAAATCCGAGGCGAGCGGGGCCGCATCTTCGATCGCAACGGAGAGATGCTTGCCACCAGCGTGGAGACCAAGTCGGTCACCGCCAACCCCTTCAAGATCGAAGGGGTGGACAAGGCGGCCGACGCTTTGTCGCGCATCCTGAAAATTTCCCGTCCCAGCGTCTATAAACGGCTCAAGTCCAAACGCCGCTTCGTGTACATCAAGCGCCACGTCACGGACCGCGAAGCCGCCGCCGTGGCCAAGGCCGAACTGCCGGGCGTCTACCTCCAAAGCGGCTTCTCCCGAATTTATCCCAACGGGCACCTGGCCGGACAGACCCTGGGCTTCGTCAACATCGACGGCCAGGGACTGGAAGGCATCGAGCGCATCTTCAATGACCGCATGAAACCGGACAAGGCGCGTTTCGTGGTCCAGCGCGACCGCCTGGGCCAGCGCCTCTACCTGGACGCCCACGGGCGCGAAGTGGACATCAACGGCCTGGACGTACGCCTGACTATCGACACCCACATCCAGCACGCCGCCGAGCAGGCCCTGGCCACCTCCATCGCCAAGTACGAGGCCAAGGCGGGCATCGTCCTGGTCGTGGACGTGGACTCCGGCGACATCCTGGCCATGGCCGTCCAGCCCTTCTTCAACCCCAACGACGTCTCCGGGTCCAAGGCCCGGCAGCGCCGCCTACGGGCCATCACCGACATCTACGAACCGGGCTCGACCATGAAGCCCTTCCTGTTCGCCGCAGCCCTGGAGGAGAAGGTCATCGAGCCCGACACCCTCATCGACTGCGAGAACGGGCGCTGGAAGATCGGCGGCAAGACCATCCGTGACACCCACCCCGAGCGGTGGCTGCCCGCGCGCAAGGTGCTGCGCTACTCCTCCAACATCGGCTCGGCCAAAATCGGCCTGGATCTGGGCGCGGGAGTCTACCACGACTACCTCTCCAAGCTCGGCTTCGGCCGCAAGACCGACCTCGGCCTGCCCGGCGAATCCTCGGGCATCCTCATGGTCCCGGGCAAGTGGACCAGCGTCGACCTCGCGGCCATCAGCTTCGGCCAGGGCATCGGCGCCACGGCGGTCCAACTGGCCCGCGCGTTCCTCTGCCTCGCCAACGACGGGGTGACCCGCGAACTGAATCTGATCAAGTCGCCCGCGCCGGACCGCAAGAATGCCGCCATCCGCGTCTTCAGCGCGGAGACCGCACACACCGTGCTCTCCCTGATGAAGGAAGTGGTCCACGAGGACGGCACGGGCCGCAGCGCCCGCATCCCCGGCATCACCATGGCGGGCAAGACCGGCACCGCCCAGAAGGCGGCCAAGGGCGGCTACGGCGACCAGTATCTTTCCTCCTTCGTGGCTCTGGTTCCGGCGGAAGACCCGGAACTCCTCGTCCTGACCATGGTCGACGAGCCGCAGAAGGCCAACTACGGCTCCATGGTCGCGGCCCCTGTCTGTCGCGAGGTCACGGTCCGCACCCTGGCATACAACGGCAAGCTGTCCGAAACCCTGGACCAGGCCGAGGCCGAACAGGTGGATGTGGACGGACTGGTGGAACAGCCCCTGTCCGACAGCATGGAATCACCGCGCAAACAGCTGCTGACCGAACGCGTGCCGGACCTGAGAAAACTGCCGGTGCGCCGCGCCCTGGAGTTGCTGACCAGAAAAGGAATCGTCCCCGTGCTCAAGGGCCGGGGCATGACCGTCTCGGACCAGAAGCCCGCCGCTGGGCAGCCCTGGCCCGAAGACACCAATAAGGAGGGAACGGATGATGTTTTTGTTCTCTGGCTCTCCTAG
- the rsmH gene encoding 16S rRNA (cytosine(1402)-N(4))-methyltransferase RsmH, translating to MQPADLHTTVLLQEVIEWLRPAPGGRYLDGTLGMGGHSLALMRAAGEKAELCGLDRDKVALGHAGRRLEEFGDRAHLFHLPFSRFEEALDELGWDEIDGAVLDLGVSSMQLDEADRGFSFIHDGPLDMRMNPDSGRPSAADLVNTLKHGDLARIIRTMGEDPLAGKIASAILKAREKEAITRTLQLAEIVRLAYPPKMRHTARNHPATRTFQGLRMAVNRETEELTYYLKTIVGRLKPGGRVAIISFHSLEDRAVKHAFRDAAKGCTCPPHQLHCTCGGIPEMKVLTKKPQLPSEEERKANPRSRSAKLRVAERLNSDGEEV from the coding sequence ATGCAACCGGCCGACCTGCACACAACGGTTCTTTTACAGGAAGTTATCGAGTGGCTCCGTCCCGCACCGGGAGGCCGTTATCTTGACGGCACCCTGGGAATGGGCGGGCACAGCCTGGCGCTCATGCGGGCGGCAGGCGAAAAGGCCGAGCTCTGCGGGCTCGACCGGGACAAGGTCGCGTTGGGACACGCCGGCCGCCGACTTGAGGAATTCGGCGACCGGGCACACCTCTTCCACCTGCCCTTCTCCCGGTTCGAGGAAGCCCTGGACGAGCTGGGCTGGGACGAGATCGACGGCGCGGTCCTGGACCTCGGCGTTTCGTCCATGCAGCTCGATGAGGCTGATAGAGGATTCAGCTTCATCCACGACGGGCCACTCGACATGCGCATGAACCCGGACTCGGGCCGCCCGTCGGCCGCGGACCTGGTGAATACGCTCAAACACGGTGATCTGGCGCGGATCATCCGGACCATGGGGGAAGATCCCCTGGCCGGGAAAATCGCGTCTGCAATACTGAAGGCAAGGGAAAAGGAGGCTATTACGAGAACCCTCCAGCTGGCTGAAATTGTACGGCTCGCCTATCCGCCCAAGATGCGGCATACGGCGCGCAACCATCCGGCCACCCGGACCTTTCAGGGACTGCGCATGGCAGTCAACAGGGAAACTGAGGAACTGACGTACTACCTTAAAACCATAGTCGGACGCCTGAAACCGGGCGGAAGAGTGGCCATTATTTCGTTTCACTCCCTGGAGGACAGGGCCGTGAAGCACGCATTTCGGGATGCCGCCAAGGGTTGTACATGCCCCCCGCATCAGCTTCATTGCACCTGCGGCGGCATACCCGAGATGAAGGTGCTGACGAAAAAGCCGCAACTCCCGTCCGAAGAGGAAAGAAAGGCCAATCCCCGCAGCCGCAGCGCCAAGCTGCGCGTGGCGGAGAGACTCAACTCCGACGGAGAGGAAGTATGA
- a CDS encoding division/cell wall cluster transcriptional repressor MraZ, giving the protein MKFRGHAHRSLDDKGRLILPPSFKDLILENVPEGYIVLTVFNNQVIGITPTQWDHIESEIEKIKAPDPDVEETKLMLYACYTEVAVNKQGRIALPAQLRKTGGLESDVEVMGAGNHFQIRPAGSFEELMSRRRNIAPQMAEYNVDLKL; this is encoded by the coding sequence GTGAAATTCAGGGGTCACGCACATAGAAGTCTGGACGACAAGGGACGGCTCATCCTGCCGCCCTCGTTCAAGGACCTCATTCTCGAGAATGTACCCGAGGGGTACATCGTGCTGACCGTGTTCAACAACCAGGTCATCGGCATCACCCCGACCCAGTGGGACCATATCGAATCGGAAATCGAGAAGATAAAGGCCCCGGACCCGGATGTCGAGGAAACCAAGCTCATGCTCTACGCCTGCTACACCGAAGTTGCGGTGAACAAGCAGGGCCGCATCGCCCTCCCCGCCCAGCTGCGCAAGACCGGCGGGCTGGAGAGCGACGTGGAGGTCATGGGCGCGGGAAACCACTTTCAGATCCGACCCGCCGGCAGCTTCGAGGAGCTGATGAGCAGGCGGCGCAACATCGCGCCCCAGATGGCGGAATACAACGTGGATCTGAAGCTGTAG
- the pyk gene encoding pyruvate kinase, whose protein sequence is MDRHIKIIATLGPGTETYEAVKELVESGAKIFRLNFSHGGREFFAKMVEIIRRLEQETGLTLTVMQDLSGPKIRTCDVGLGAIEVNKGTEVLLGTPEKFEKTDEPFICLDIPELFEGVKVGDPVALSDGMIRFVVKKVEEEHLIRLEATNSGMCPPRKGITFPGTKTPLAPLTEKDKKDLATGMELGVDVVAMSFVQKPEDICNLRAEMIQYGRRIPIVAKLERTAALECLDDIIAEADGIMVARGDLGLELDLAELPVAQKRIINACNEAGKPVIVATQMLLSMVNSPMATRAETTDVANAILDGTDCVMLSEETAIGRYPGEAVRFMRKIAYQIEAFMFESGLTKTVGDREKEHPSTFLAHAAAMLAGKTDAKAIVCHSTSGATTRILSSRRPKQSIYALSTDPVVRHFTNLSWGVIPAEPLDVIEDHQERAEVFVRQCPDFKEGDIAIVTAGQPEKGKSVTQTNVVKLYEKLAKEVS, encoded by the coding sequence ATGGACAGGCACATCAAAATCATCGCCACGCTGGGACCGGGAACGGAGACCTACGAAGCGGTCAAGGAACTGGTGGAGTCCGGGGCCAAGATCTTCCGGCTGAATTTTTCCCATGGCGGCCGCGAGTTCTTCGCGAAGATGGTCGAGATCATCCGCCGCCTTGAGCAGGAAACCGGGCTGACGCTGACTGTCATGCAGGACCTCTCAGGGCCCAAGATCCGAACCTGCGACGTGGGGCTCGGCGCCATCGAGGTCAACAAGGGCACCGAAGTGCTGCTCGGCACTCCCGAGAAGTTCGAGAAAACGGACGAGCCCTTCATCTGCCTGGACATCCCCGAACTGTTCGAGGGCGTGAAGGTGGGCGACCCCGTGGCCCTGTCCGACGGCATGATTCGCTTCGTGGTCAAGAAGGTGGAGGAAGAGCACCTCATCCGCCTGGAGGCCACCAACTCCGGCATGTGCCCGCCGCGCAAGGGCATCACCTTCCCCGGCACCAAGACCCCCCTGGCACCCCTCACCGAAAAGGACAAGAAGGATCTCGCCACAGGCATGGAGCTGGGCGTGGACGTGGTCGCCATGTCCTTTGTCCAGAAGCCCGAGGACATCTGCAACCTGCGGGCCGAGATGATCCAGTACGGCCGCCGGATACCCATCGTGGCCAAGCTGGAGCGGACCGCCGCCCTGGAGTGCCTGGACGATATCATCGCCGAGGCAGACGGGATCATGGTCGCGCGCGGCGATCTCGGCCTGGAGCTTGATCTGGCCGAGCTGCCCGTGGCCCAGAAGCGGATCATCAACGCCTGCAACGAGGCGGGCAAGCCGGTCATCGTGGCCACTCAGATGCTGCTGTCCATGGTCAACTCGCCCATGGCCACCCGCGCCGAGACCACGGACGTGGCCAACGCCATCCTGGACGGCACGGACTGCGTCATGCTCTCAGAGGAGACCGCCATCGGGCGCTATCCCGGCGAAGCCGTCCGGTTCATGCGCAAGATCGCCTATCAGATCGAGGCCTTCATGTTCGAGTCCGGCCTGACCAAGACCGTCGGGGACAGGGAGAAGGAGCACCCGTCCACCTTCCTGGCCCACGCCGCCGCCATGCTGGCGGGCAAGACCGACGCCAAGGCCATCGTCTGCCACTCCACGTCCGGGGCGACCACACGCATCCTTTCGTCGCGGCGGCCCAAGCAGTCCATCTACGCCCTGAGCACGGACCCCGTGGTCCGGCATTTCACCAACCTTTCCTGGGGCGTGATCCCGGCTGAACCCCTGGACGTCATTGAGGACCACCAGGAGCGGGCCGAGGTCTTCGTCCGTCAATGTCCCGATTTCAAGGAAGGCGACATCGCCATCGTCACGGCCGGGCAGCCCGAGAAGGGCAAGAGCGTGACCCAGACCAACGTGGTAAAATTGTATGAGAAACTGGCCAAAGAAGTGAGCTGA
- a CDS encoding HD-GYP domain-containing protein, whose translation MSPRKNTSDTLNEEYYQISQGILGSFNKYRPPLDLFAFKEDVARVVPYYKTGDRLSNEQVEELARLTSEGLIFVSRADHSVYVKHISYQLDLVLVDRNLVEREIADIFTQALTRRLEEFFAQPVAVVFEKLWVDMMVLTEYLYKDISRTRALVRRLHTEHSLENHSLNCGYLGLALLAKLKADNFTEKVPRKTFDRLAAGLFLHDMGMSKVPAFIREKAKPLAPDERTKVNAHTKSGYEMLARLDLKFAEVEQCVTEHHERANGSGYPLKSTKQGFAGRLCALVDSFCAMTVKRPYAEAKPMLKAAAELGADPGYDKVMAKALQVLLVVDLKLKP comes from the coding sequence ATGAGCCCCAGAAAGAATACATCCGATACACTGAACGAGGAATACTACCAGATCAGCCAGGGCATCCTGGGCAGCTTCAACAAATACCGCCCGCCGCTCGACCTCTTTGCCTTCAAGGAGGACGTGGCCAGGGTCGTGCCGTACTACAAGACGGGCGACAGGCTCAGCAACGAGCAGGTGGAGGAGTTGGCCCGGCTGACTTCCGAGGGGCTCATTTTCGTTTCCCGGGCCGACCACTCGGTCTACGTCAAGCACATCAGCTACCAGCTCGACCTGGTGCTGGTGGACCGCAACCTTGTGGAACGGGAGATAGCGGACATCTTCACCCAGGCCCTGACCCGCAGGCTGGAAGAGTTCTTCGCCCAGCCCGTGGCCGTGGTTTTCGAGAAGCTCTGGGTCGACATGATGGTGCTGACCGAATACCTCTACAAGGATATCTCCCGGACGCGGGCTCTGGTTCGGCGGCTCCACACGGAACACAGCCTGGAAAACCACAGCCTCAACTGCGGCTATCTCGGCCTGGCCCTGCTGGCCAAGCTCAAGGCTGACAATTTCACTGAAAAGGTTCCGCGCAAGACCTTCGACCGGCTGGCCGCAGGGCTGTTCCTGCACGACATGGGCATGAGCAAGGTGCCCGCCTTCATCCGGGAGAAGGCCAAGCCCCTGGCCCCGGACGAGCGCACCAAGGTGAACGCTCACACCAAGTCCGGTTACGAGATGCTCGCCCGTCTGGACCTGAAGTTCGCCGAGGTGGAGCAATGCGTCACCGAGCACCACGAGCGCGCCAACGGCTCGGGCTATCCGCTCAAGTCGACCAAGCAGGGTTTTGCGGGCCGTCTCTGCGCGCTGGTGGATTCCTTTTGCGCCATGACCGTGAAGCGGCCCTATGCCGAGGCCAAGCCCATGCTCAAGGCCGCTGCCGAGCTGGGTGCGGACCCCGGTTACGACAAGGTCATGGCCAAGGCGCTCCAGGTGTTGCTGGTGGTGGATCTCAAGCTGAAGCCGTAG
- a CDS encoding acetyltransferase, which translates to MQILPASKNDYPEILDVWEASVRATHDFLTEEAILYFKPLILNTFLDAVELLCARDERGAILGFMGVAEESIEMLFIAPDSRGTGIGKALLSYGIEELKATRVDVNEQNPQALEFYEHMGFEVVGRSERDGMGKPYPLLHMKLRDND; encoded by the coding sequence ATGCAAATCCTCCCGGCCTCAAAAAACGATTACCCCGAGATCCTCGACGTATGGGAAGCATCGGTCCGCGCCACGCACGACTTCCTGACGGAAGAGGCCATTCTCTATTTCAAGCCGTTGATCCTCAACACATTCCTCGATGCCGTGGAGTTGCTTTGCGCCAGGGATGAGCGAGGCGCAATCCTCGGTTTCATGGGCGTGGCCGAAGAGAGCATCGAAATGCTCTTCATCGCGCCCGATAGCCGAGGCACGGGCATCGGCAAGGCTCTCCTGTCCTATGGGATAGAGGAATTGAAAGCGACCAGGGTCGACGTCAACGAACAAAACCCGCAGGCATTGGAGTTCTATGAGCACATGGGCTTCGAGGTCGTGGGACGATCGGAGCGGGACGGCATGGGCAAGCCGTATCCGCTCCTGCACATGAAATTGCGGGACAATGACTGA
- a CDS encoding CBS domain-containing protein yields the protein MMLRKRAWDMMRDEFPAVRDDASLAETIRVMRTAMVEAPDSQVVVVQNKAGKLVGAINLWQLFKAVRQSVLKDENLRQDGQVDWDQQFANACLICTQMRLDDYLIRNPPILKPNEPILLVLDTFLKSRRDWALVMEGDKVMGVVYVTDVYREMTRDMVQIF from the coding sequence ATGATGCTCAGAAAACGCGCCTGGGACATGATGCGCGACGAATTCCCCGCAGTAAGGGACGATGCCAGCCTGGCGGAGACCATCCGCGTCATGCGCACGGCCATGGTCGAAGCGCCCGACTCACAGGTGGTGGTGGTCCAAAACAAGGCGGGCAAACTCGTGGGCGCCATCAACCTGTGGCAGCTTTTCAAGGCGGTCCGGCAATCGGTGCTCAAGGACGAAAACCTCAGGCAGGACGGCCAGGTGGACTGGGATCAACAATTCGCCAACGCCTGCCTCATCTGCACCCAGATGAGGCTGGATGACTACCTCATCCGCAACCCGCCCATCCTCAAACCCAACGAGCCCATCCTGCTCGTGCTGGACACCTTCCTCAAGTCCCGCCGCGACTGGGCCCTGGTAATGGAAGGCGACAAGGTCATGGGCGTGGTCTACGTCACCGACGTGTACCGCGAGATGACCCGCGACATGGTTCAGATTTTCTGA
- a CDS encoding DUF3108 domain-containing protein — protein MKKSIILSALLALLLLAAPAHAGLKPPYGPGEKLTYAIYWTFIHAGDAVLEVMPDTEVDGVPARLFRAEAKTTPWVDKFYKVRDTMESWTDRDVTHSLRYQKDQNEGTYHKKVDLIFDKDLDMSFRWVRGELKHTLEQPEDVFDPMSVLFSFRKAVLYKTMRFSSHVTDGKKSVVGEAYVEGLEDVETPMGVIRAFKVNLDIKHLSGVFKKSRDAELVVWFSADARRIPVKVRSKVKVGHFSLELVDYRPPDKTTD, from the coding sequence ATGAAGAAAAGCATCATTTTGTCGGCCTTGCTGGCGCTCCTGCTCCTTGCCGCTCCGGCCCATGCCGGGCTGAAGCCGCCTTACGGACCGGGAGAAAAGTTGACCTACGCCATCTATTGGACCTTCATCCATGCCGGGGACGCCGTGCTGGAGGTTATGCCGGACACCGAAGTGGACGGCGTGCCCGCGCGCCTGTTCCGGGCCGAAGCCAAAACAACGCCGTGGGTGGACAAGTTCTACAAGGTCCGCGACACCATGGAGTCCTGGACCGACAGGGACGTGACACACTCCCTGCGCTATCAAAAGGATCAGAACGAGGGTACCTACCACAAGAAGGTCGACCTCATTTTCGACAAGGACCTGGACATGTCGTTCCGATGGGTGCGCGGCGAACTCAAGCACACCCTGGAACAACCCGAGGACGTGTTCGACCCCATGTCCGTGCTGTTCTCCTTCCGCAAGGCGGTGCTCTACAAGACCATGCGTTTCTCGTCCCATGTCACCGACGGCAAGAAGAGCGTGGTGGGCGAGGCCTACGTGGAGGGGCTGGAGGATGTGGAGACCCCCATGGGCGTGATCCGCGCCTTCAAGGTCAACCTCGACATCAAGCACCTCTCGGGCGTGTTCAAGAAGAGCCGGGATGCGGAGCTGGTGGTCTGGTTCTCGGCGGACGCGCGGAGGATTCCGGTCAAGGTTCGCTCCAAGGTCAAGGTGGGCCATTTTTCCCTTGAGCTGGTGGACTATCGCCCGCCGGATAAAACAACTGATTAA
- a CDS encoding helix-turn-helix domain-containing protein, with protein MSKLFGDYIRARRESLREGNPEYSIRKVAKRIGIHHSYLSKIERGEPASLSEKRMVALAEELGDDPDLLLAMNGKVSEDIRRAVFEDPEWVLEKLGQIKFGRNGDS; from the coding sequence GTGAGTAAGCTTTTTGGAGACTACATACGAGCGAGAAGGGAATCCCTGCGCGAGGGGAACCCTGAATACTCCATACGGAAGGTGGCCAAGCGGATAGGCATCCACCACTCCTATTTGAGCAAGATCGAAAGGGGAGAGCCTGCCTCCTTGTCCGAGAAGCGGATGGTCGCCCTGGCCGAAGAGTTGGGGGATGATCCCGATCTCCTTCTGGCCATGAACGGCAAGGTCTCGGAGGATATCCGCCGTGCCGTTTTCGAGGACCCTGAGTGGGTGTTGGAGAAGCTCGGACAGATCAAGTTCGGGCGAAACGGCGACAGTTGA